In Gemmatimonadota bacterium, a single genomic region encodes these proteins:
- a CDS encoding peptidase domain-containing ABC transporter: MLFQIPGPYFTKIMIDDVYPHKDFSLLNFVLLLGMLMSLGVGGMRFISGYFGQCVGIRMGYDFQARFYKHIQTLDFSFFDSRETGEILSRFRDMRSSIASVISLINTLIINSLQLIIFPPILFFINWKLALISLTVLPFDTLLVLISRRFIRKYTREVAERSAELSAKNYESISSIRTVQSLGLEASFFQKLQGLFIGVANLRMKVSLFSGTTGYASTIIKTGGTLAYGFYGWHEVLSDNLTLGSYMAFTGYVGYLYGPIKSLIGLLRRIESTLVHTDRFFEVYNITPDIRDEPQLAELNGVHGRIEFRDVSFAYQPERVVLNEINLEIDADEIVAIVGRSGSGKSTLAKLIPRFYDPVDGQVLIDGVDIRQYRLNSLRQNIGFVMQGSALFQGSILENLTFNKPISMIDVETATRAAYIHDFVTKLPNGYHTIIGEQGAQLSEGQKQRVALARVLLQNTPILILDEPTAALDNESEFYIQEAMKEICKQRTVIVIAHRLSTIRRADKIVVIDQGRIAEEGSHEVLMLQDGVYSMLQERAARI, translated from the coding sequence ATGTTGTTTCAGATACCAGGACCTTATTTCACGAAAATAATGATCGATGATGTATATCCGCACAAAGATTTCTCTCTGTTAAATTTTGTTCTGTTGTTGGGCATGCTGATGTCGTTGGGTGTGGGTGGGATGAGGTTTATCAGTGGGTATTTTGGTCAGTGTGTTGGCATCCGAATGGGATATGATTTTCAAGCGCGTTTTTACAAACATATTCAAACGTTGGATTTTAGTTTTTTTGATAGCCGGGAGACGGGTGAAATACTATCTCGATTTAGAGATATGCGAAGTTCAATTGCCAGTGTCATCAGTTTGATTAACACGCTGATTATCAATTCGCTTCAACTCATAATTTTTCCGCCCATTCTGTTCTTTATCAATTGGAAATTAGCCCTGATCAGCCTCACGGTCTTGCCCTTTGACACGCTGTTGGTCTTGATTTCGAGACGGTTTATACGCAAATATACAAGGGAAGTTGCAGAACGCTCAGCAGAGTTATCGGCAAAGAATTACGAGTCCATCTCTTCGATTAGAACAGTACAGTCTTTGGGGTTAGAGGCGTCATTTTTTCAGAAGCTACAGGGATTGTTCATCGGTGTTGCAAATTTGAGAATGAAAGTGTCGCTGTTTTCGGGCACAACGGGATATGCCAGCACCATTATCAAGACGGGTGGAACACTTGCCTACGGGTTTTACGGATGGCACGAGGTGTTATCCGACAATTTGACTTTGGGGAGTTATATGGCGTTCACGGGCTATGTGGGGTATTTGTATGGGCCTATTAAAAGTCTCATTGGCCTGTTGCGGCGCATTGAATCTACACTGGTTCATACAGATCGCTTTTTTGAAGTCTATAATATCACACCTGACATACGGGATGAGCCGCAGTTGGCTGAACTCAACGGAGTTCATGGAAGGATAGAGTTTCGAGACGTCAGTTTTGCATATCAACCCGAAAGGGTGGTGTTGAACGAGATCAATCTCGAGATTGACGCTGATGAGATAGTCGCCATTGTTGGAAGAAGCGGGTCAGGCAAATCTACTCTGGCGAAGCTCATTCCGAGGTTCTACGATCCAGTGGATGGGCAGGTCTTGATCGATGGGGTCGATATCAGGCAATACCGGCTCAATTCTCTGCGCCAAAATATCGGCTTTGTGATGCAAGGCAGTGCGTTGTTTCAGGGGAGTATTTTGGAGAATTTGACGTTTAACAAACCGATTTCCATGATCGATGTCGAAACCGCAACCCGGGCAGCCTATATTCACGATTTTGTCACGAAGCTGCCCAATGGTTATCACACGATCATCGGTGAGCAAGGGGCGCAACTTTCAGAGGGGCAAAAGCAGAGGGTCGCACTTGCACGGGTATTGCTACAGAACACCCCCATCTTGATTTTGGATGAACCCACTGCCGCACTGGATAATGAATCTGAGTTTTATATTCAAGAAGCGATGAAGGAAATTTGCAAACAAAGAACCGTGATCGTCATTGCTCATCGTCTGTCAACCATCCGGCGTGCAGACAAAATCGTTGTCATCGATCAGGGAAGGATTGCTGAGGAAGGTAGCCACGAAGTTTTGATGCTGCAAGATGGTGTTTATTCCATGCTCCAGGAGCGAGCCGCGAGGATTTGA
- a CDS encoding response regulator, with protein sequence MSKQKILIIDHDPSILSTLVGFLSDEPYDVCTTRDGIEGLEILRREKIDLAIAEMYMAGLDGIALLERIATEKIQTNILIMESFVPMEVTKEILKAGTAGVLDKPINKDKFLAEVKTCILLNEVGYKVSRASEASRSQSRSFQQLLNTGREKVSQESLESFLEERYRNPDLKFEDLARHFRITPPHGHVLFKKFFNKTFREKLREIRISQAEHFLAGSFLFIYEIASMCGFHSPSRFCHAFKRIHGISPTQYRTKVRQRGIQPSSEDV encoded by the coding sequence ATGAGCAAACAGAAAATACTGATTATAGATCACGATCCCAGCATTCTATCGACCCTCGTGGGATTTCTGAGCGATGAACCTTATGACGTATGCACAACGAGAGATGGGATAGAAGGACTTGAAATATTGAGACGTGAGAAGATCGATCTCGCCATCGCTGAAATGTATATGGCAGGTCTTGATGGGATCGCGCTTTTGGAGCGCATTGCAACAGAGAAAATTCAGACAAACATCCTGATCATGGAAAGTTTTGTGCCCATGGAAGTAACAAAAGAAATACTCAAAGCCGGTACTGCAGGCGTATTGGATAAACCGATCAATAAGGACAAATTTTTGGCAGAGGTCAAAACCTGTATCCTGCTGAATGAAGTGGGATACAAGGTATCGCGGGCCAGTGAAGCATCCCGTTCACAGTCCAGATCCTTTCAACAGCTCTTAAACACCGGCCGAGAGAAGGTTTCACAAGAGTCGTTGGAATCATTCTTGGAGGAGCGTTACAGAAACCCAGACCTGAAATTTGAAGACCTCGCACGCCATTTTCGGATCACCCCACCGCACGGTCATGTGCTATTCAAAAAATTTTTTAACAAAACCTTCCGCGAAAAATTGCGAGAGATCAGAATATCGCAGGCAGAGCATTTTTTAGCAGGATCGTTCCTGTTTATATATGAAATTGCAAGCATGTGTGGATTTCATTCACCAAGTCGTTTCTGTCACGCTTTCAAGAGGATACATGGCATTTCTCCTACCCAATACCGCACAAAAGTTAGACAGAGAGGAATCCAGCCGTCTTCGGAAGATGTCTGA
- a CDS encoding HlyD family efflux transporter periplasmic adaptor subunit, whose amino-acid sequence MALATRQPESDHEIKLKGFEFIRFFILSIIALSILLIAGVVILGWDVEMEISVEASGHVEPVEKKFVKSETVGTIEKVLIHAGQQVAKGDTLFVLDASEWRKEAAKIEKEIAINQRQREELRETLFFDRQRIESSLDQARLEYEAGGLRLEQILQEQQLYQKYLKKKKEQTRPLETLLPVKLQENNLNRVQQRMTYLKIERDALAVREKEIQTLKLVGDKLLQERDWIQEQIRKTVITSPIAGIVLTSDIETIEGDRVSVGSPVLELAQLNEWQARVFVQEVDISKIELDQEVKLYIHAFPHMNYKIFSGSVSELPSRNQVVPPNATALTLYPVKILIDDPFVRSGDQIYPVAYGMRLDAKIIIERSFLWQIGWKKIKEAFGIVDKKNPLVF is encoded by the coding sequence ATGGCTTTAGCCACCAGACAGCCTGAATCTGATCATGAGATCAAGCTAAAGGGCTTTGAGTTTATAAGATTCTTCATTCTGTCTATTATCGCATTGAGTATCCTGCTTATTGCAGGGGTTGTGATTTTAGGCTGGGATGTCGAAATGGAAATCAGTGTTGAGGCTTCTGGTCACGTTGAACCTGTTGAGAAAAAATTCGTCAAGTCAGAGACTGTGGGGACGATAGAGAAAGTGCTTATTCACGCGGGTCAGCAGGTCGCAAAAGGAGATACGCTTTTTGTTCTCGATGCTTCAGAGTGGAGAAAAGAGGCCGCGAAGATAGAAAAAGAGATCGCAATCAATCAACGACAGAGAGAGGAACTCAGAGAGACATTATTTTTTGATCGGCAAAGGATAGAATCGAGTCTTGATCAAGCTCGGCTCGAATATGAAGCGGGTGGTCTTCGGCTTGAGCAGATTTTACAGGAGCAACAATTGTATCAAAAATATCTGAAAAAGAAAAAGGAACAGACACGACCTCTTGAGACGCTTTTACCTGTAAAACTTCAAGAGAACAATCTCAATCGCGTCCAGCAACGCATGACCTATCTGAAAATTGAGCGTGATGCTCTGGCTGTTAGAGAAAAAGAAATCCAAACTTTGAAACTGGTCGGGGATAAGCTCCTGCAAGAACGCGATTGGATTCAAGAACAGATACGGAAAACCGTCATCACTTCCCCAATCGCAGGTATTGTTCTGACATCAGATATTGAGACAATCGAAGGAGATAGGGTTTCGGTTGGCAGTCCGGTATTGGAATTGGCGCAGTTAAATGAATGGCAGGCGAGGGTTTTTGTGCAAGAGGTGGATATTTCAAAAATTGAACTGGATCAAGAGGTCAAGTTGTACATCCATGCGTTCCCGCATATGAATTACAAAATTTTCAGTGGTAGCGTTAGTGAACTGCCCAGCCGGAATCAAGTCGTGCCTCCAAATGCAACGGCTCTGACATTATACCCGGTGAAGATATTGATTGATGATCCTTTTGTTCGCAGTGGCGATCAGATCTATCCGGTGGCGTATGGCATGAGGTTAGACGCAAAGATCATTATTGAAAGAAGTTTTTTGTGGCAAATTGGGTGGAAAAAGATAAAAGAGGCGTTTGGTATTGTTGACAAGAAAAATCCGTTGGTTTTTTAA